The genomic interval CGAAATCGTCGAGGCGATGGCCGACTCGCTGGTCAACCAGTTGCTCGCGCCGCCGACCAAGAGCCTGCGGGAGGCCGCCGCGGAGGACGACTGGAGCACCGTCCACACCGCGCTCCAACTGTTCGATCCGGAGTTCGGCGAGAACGATCCGATCGCGCCCCTTCAGGCCGCCGCCGCGACCCACGGCGAGCCGTCGAGCGGGGACGCGAGCATCGGCGCGACCGACGACGACTGAGCGCCCGAGAACACGGGCGCCGGAACGGACACGGAAACGCAAATACGACGGTTCGGGATCGATTCTACCCACACTACTCTACACGAGAACGGATAGCTGCGCGGCAGGCGCCGCTGAACGACTGCTGAATACGACGACCGGAAACCCCTACCCGGTCGCCTCGAAGAGAGACGTGACTCGGTCCGTTACCGCTCCGGAGCGCCGTACTCGACGTGGACCGTGGGGACGCTCGCGGAGTTAGCCGCGTCGTTGCCGTTCCAGTCGACGAGTCGGACGTTGGCCATCTGGCCGGAGAAGCGGAAGCGCTGGACGCCGACGTCGATCGCGCCCTCGGCGACGCTGCCCGAGACGACGGTTCCCTCGGCTACGGGATCGTCCGCCAGCATCTCGATGTCGCCGTCGACGGCGATTTCGAAGTTCGAGGGGACGCCTCGTCCGACGATCGTAACAAGATTCGGTAACGTCGTGTCGTTTGCAGCCGCGTCAGTTTGGTTTCGTACCGGCGTATCGCGTGCCATGCTCCGATAACCCGGGCATTCCGGTATAAGCTTTCCTGTCGAGATAATGGTAAGAAAGCGTGAATACGGCCCCGTCGGCACGACCGGCCACCGGTAACTGCGCAGCCAACGTTTACGGTTACCGGTGTGGTCGGAGTCATGAGATGCTCGAACTCTACCAGGCGGAACAGTGTCCGCACAGCACCGAGGTCCGCGAGAAACTCACGGAGTTGGGCGTCTCGTACGTAATTCACAACCCCCGGCTCCCGGGCGACGAGGGGGGCGACGTGTTGAACGAGTGGGCTCACCAGGCGATGACGGACCTCGGTGGCGAGGATTCGATTCCGTTCCTCGTGGACACGGACCGAGGAGAACAACGGTACGAGAGCGACGAGATCGTCAACTACCTCGAAGAACACTACGGCTGAGCGCGAGCGGTCTCAGTCGCTCGAGGGGACCAGATCGCGGACGAACACGTCGCCGGCGACGTCGGGCGTCATCGGCGGGAGTTCCGACTCGCTGGAGTCGATCGCGTGACCCGTTTCGACGTGGTGTTCGATGGCCGCTCGGGAGCGGGTCCGCTGGGAGGATTCGTCGGCGGCGCTGACGTACCAGTCGCAGTCGAGACAGTGCTTCATCGTGACTCCGTCTCCGGCTGAACTCCTGAATTCCTTTTGGTCTCCGGTCCGGGATCGGATTCGGATTCCGAGACGAGTGTCACCCGGCCGTCGCTCTCGACGCGCACCCAGTGGCCGCGGTAGGCGAACGTGACGGTGCCGCCTGGCCGATGGCCGGCTTGCGTCGGTTCGAAGAGGGCGTCCAGCGCGGACGGATCGATGACGTCGTGGAGTGGCGGCGAGACGTCGAGCGGGTCGATACCGTCCGCGGCCGCGACCGTCTCGACGACGCGGATCGAAACCCGATCGTGGGACGAAGACCGGTTGGATGGCTGGGTATCCATTATCCGTGGAAGGGCACCGCGATGTATAAGTATCGTGGTAAGTCTCGTTGCGGCTCGCCAGCAGCAAAGATGTGTTCTGTGCCCTGAACATGAAAGAAAGTCGAACAGCGATCCGCGTCCGAAAACGAACACTGTGAAAAGATAGTAGGCAAAGCTACTCCGATTCGTCGACCGCTTCGGCGCCGAAGTGGTCGAACGGCTGGCTGTACTCCGACCTGAGCATCTCCGACCGTTCAATCTCGAGCCCGAGGGCGTCTAATTCTTCCGTGACCGCTTCGACGTCTGCGGCGTCCATGCCGACGACTTCGACGTGGAGGTTCTGGGTGCCGGTCAGCAGTTCGCGGGTGTTGACGACGTTCTCGACCTCGATCACGCGCTCGCAGAGGCTCTTTCGCTCGGAGATCGGCGCCGTACAGACGAACAGGAGGTGGTGGGGTGCACCCGCCGCCTCGTAGTTGATCACCGGATCGAACTTCTCGAGGACGCCCCCCTCTCTGAGCCGCTGAAGGCGGTTGCTGACGGTGCTCGAGGAGACATCGATCCGTTCGGCGATCTCGTCGTGCGTAAAGTCCGCTCGACTCTCCGCCTGTAAGAGGTACAGAATCGCGTGATCCGTACTATCGATATCCACGATCTATCTTCTCGGTCCACGAAAAAGGTCGCTTCCCTTGAATTGCCGGCCGTTCACGGATCGATCGAAACCGCATTCCGACCGCCGCTGTCGCCGGGTGGACGTCAGTAGAGTTCGTCGAACGACCGGACGCGGTAATCGCCGAGGACGCATCGGCCCCGCTGCTCGTGACCGACGCGTTCGACGTGGACTGCGTCGAGCCCGGCGTTCCAGGCCGCACCGACGTCGCAGGCACCGTCGCCCGCGAGCACGCCTCGATGGCCGTTGTGTCCGACGCCGAGTTCGTTCATGACGGACTGGACGGGTTCGGGGTCCGGCTTCCAGCCCGTCTCCTCGGTACAGCACAGTCGCGCGTCGAACCAGTCGCGGATCCCGACGTGATCCAGAACGGGCTCGGCGAGGAACTCCTGGCAGTGGGTGACCAGGCCGACCGGGACATCGAGATCTGCGACGAATTCCGCGTCCTCGTGGAGGAAGGTCTGTTCGGCCCGCACCGTTGGATCCTCCTCCTCGTGGAAGGCCGCCCAGAACTCTCGGGGATCGACACCCCACTCCTCCAGTTGGCGATCCCGGGAGCCGGTCAGGCCGTTCCAGATGATCTCGGCTTCCCGGTCGGTGAACTCGCGGCCGAGCCGGTTGCCGACGTGGTCGAAGATCTCCCGCGTGTAGGACCACTCGACGTCGACGAGGGTGCCGTCGAGGTCGAGCAACCAGAAATCGTAGTCGCGCTCGAGGACCATTCGGACGCACGACTACGGGGTTCGCGAGTAAATGCTTATCGCCGCGAGCGATGCGCGGGCGCGATGCTACGAACCGCGTCTCCAAAATTCCGTCGTGACGGGCGAGCGGCTCACGCAAAATTC from Natrinema salifodinae carries:
- a CDS encoding glutathione S-transferase N-terminal domain-containing protein, with protein sequence MLELYQAEQCPHSTEVREKLTELGVSYVIHNPRLPGDEGGDVLNEWAHQAMTDLGGEDSIPFLVDTDRGEQRYESDEIVNYLEEHYG
- a CDS encoding HalOD1 output domain-containing protein, with amino-acid sequence MDTQPSNRSSSHDRVSIRVVETVAAADGIDPLDVSPPLHDVIDPSALDALFEPTQAGHRPGGTVTFAYRGHWVRVESDGRVTLVSESESDPGPETKRNSGVQPETESR
- a CDS encoding Lrp/AsnC family transcriptional regulator, with amino-acid sequence MDIDSTDHAILYLLQAESRADFTHDEIAERIDVSSSTVSNRLQRLREGGVLEKFDPVINYEAAGAPHHLLFVCTAPISERKSLCERVIEVENVVNTRELLTGTQNLHVEVVGMDAADVEAVTEELDALGLEIERSEMLRSEYSQPFDHFGAEAVDESE
- a CDS encoding HAD family hydrolase; translated protein: MVLERDYDFWLLDLDGTLVDVEWSYTREIFDHVGNRLGREFTDREAEIIWNGLTGSRDRQLEEWGVDPREFWAAFHEEEDPTVRAEQTFLHEDAEFVADLDVPVGLVTHCQEFLAEPVLDHVGIRDWFDARLCCTEETGWKPDPEPVQSVMNELGVGHNGHRGVLAGDGACDVGAAWNAGLDAVHVERVGHEQRGRCVLGDYRVRSFDELY